The proteins below come from a single Zonotrichia leucophrys gambelii isolate GWCS_2022_RI chromosome 3, RI_Zleu_2.0, whole genome shotgun sequence genomic window:
- the KBTBD11 gene encoding kelch repeat and BTB domain-containing protein 11, whose translation MEGSGAAPEEEESGAANGAPPPPPPPTPAAPCGFSSSLCFSAAAAESQPPAAGGRVVQNQWEINNAACQPEEEDEEVVGPRDRPPEEPDLVIEVSGRRIRAHKSVLAAKSDYFRARASRDVLRVKGVSYGALRLLIDYVYTARMGEVRHDNLAEVVSGARVLQMPCALHCAAEAMRAQLCLGNCYQLLCLAKKQRLAELREAAYRFMSDHYLEVLREPSVYGRLSGAERDLILQQRMDAGRPCLLVAEVSDAFERPGGGSRPQSRESSRPQSPSSVVSLEESGSLIHYYQEGSGEWRVLTRLPEEANAKGCAMCVLHNYLFLAGGIVTGPVGTEPRARLSDKVFCYNPLTDTWSQVRPLAQPRSQLKLLALDGYLYAVGGECLFTVERYDPRADRWSPVAPLPKGAFAVAHEATTCNGEIYVSGGSLFYRLLKYDPKRDEWQECPYNSSRRRSADMVAFKSFIYRFDVSSGRGGEQGPGTGGGVEVFRYNTVAKCWSQCASLRPSGGPVQPFRCAPLGNTIYCVNRTGTLRFSLAQDGEVEADGGLKGTFDGELLKAPLDAKGVLLPFVLTLPERLDKTGDQEGSLPL comes from the coding sequence ATGGAGGGCAGCGGCGCGGCcccggaggaggaggagagcggGGCCGCGAACGGCGctccccccccgccgccgccgcccacGCCGGCCGCCCCCTGCGGCTTCagctcctccctctgcttcagcgccgccgccgccgagtCGCAGCCGCCCGCGGCCGGCGGCCGAGTAGTGCAGAACCAGTGGGAGATCAACAACGCCGCCTGCCAGccggaggaggaggatgaggaggtggTGGGGCCGCGGGACCGGCCGCCGGAGGAGCCCGACCTGGTGATCGAGGTGTCGGGCCGCCGTATTCGGGCGCACAAGTCGGTGCTGGCGGCCAAGAGTGACTATTTTCGTGCCCGCGCCTCACGGGACGTCCTGCGGGTGAAGGGGGTGAGCTACGGGGCGCTGCGGCTGCTCATCGACTACGTGTACACGGCCCGCATGGGCGAGGTGCGGCACGACAACCTGGCCGAGGTGGTGAGCGGCGCCCGCGTCCTGCAgatgccctgtgccctgcactgTGCCGCCGAGGCCATGCGCGCCCAGCTCTGCCTCGGCAACTGCTaccagctcctctgcctggcCAAGAAGCAGCGGCTGGCCGAGCTGCGGGAGGCTGCCTATCGCTTCATGAGCGACCATTACCTGGAGGTGCTGCGGGAGCCCAGCGTTTACGGGCGCCTCAGTGGCGCTGAGCGGGACCTCATCCTGCAGCAGCGCATGGACGCCGGCCGGCCCTGCTTGCTGGTGGCCGAGGTCAGCGACGCCTTCGAGCGGCCGGGTGGTGGCAGCCGGCCACAGAGCCGCGAGAGCAGTCGGCCACAGAGTCCCTCCTCCGTGGTGTCGCTGGAGGAGAGCGGCTCCCTCATTCACTATTACCAGGAGGGCAGCGGTGAGTGGAGGGTGCTGACGCGCCTGCCCGAGGAGGCCAACGCCAAGGGCTGTGCCATGTGTGTCCTCCACAACTACCTCTTCCTTGCAGGGGGCATCGTGACGGGGCCGGTGGGCACTGAGCCCAGGGCCCGCCTTTCCGACAAGGTCTTCTGCTACAACCCCCTGACTGACACCTGGAGCCAGGTGCGGCCGCTGGCTCAGCCCCGCTCGCAGCTCAagctgctggccctggatgGTTACCTCTATGCTGTGGGGGGCGAGTGCCTCTTCACTGTGGAAAGATATGACCCGCGGGCCGACCGCTGGAGCCCCGTGGCACCTCTGCCCAAGGGTGCCTTTGCTGTGGCCCACGAGGCCACCACTTGCAACGGGGAGATCTATGTGTCAGGAGGCTCCCTCTTCTACCGCCTGCTCAAATACGACCCCAAGCGCGACGAGTGGCAGGAGTGCCCTTACAACAGCAGCCGGCGGCGCTCTGCTGACATGGTGGCCTTCAAGAGCTTCATCTACCGCTTTGATGTGAGCAGCGGCCGCGGCggggagcagggcccaggcacGGGCGGCGGCGTTGAGGTTTTCCGGTACAACACGGTGGCCAAGTGCTGGAGCCAGTGCGCCAGCCTGCGGCCCAGCGGCGGCCCCGTGCAGCCCTTCCGCTGCGCCCCCTTGGGCAACACCATCTACTGCGTCAACCGGACCGGCACCCTCCGCTTCAGCCTAGCCCAGGACGGCGAGGTGGAAGCAGATGGTGGGCTCAAGGGCACCTTTGATGGGGAGCTTCTTAAAGCTCCCTTGGATGCCAAGGGTGTCCTCCTACCCTTCGTGCTTACCCTGCCTGAGAGGCTGGACAAAACAGGGGACCAGGAGGGCTCCCTCCCACTGTAA